In Chryseobacterium gotjawalense, the following are encoded in one genomic region:
- a CDS encoding NADP-dependent malic enzyme translates to MSSKNNRDEKNFNQAALDYHSVEPKGKIEVVPSKPHTSQRDLSLAYSPGVAIPCLEIERDPKLAYEYTGKGNLVAVISNGTAVLGLGDIGAEASKPVMEGKGLLFKIFADINVFDIEIDEKDPDKFIEIVKGIAPTFGGINLEDIKAPEAFYIEQRLKEELNIPLMHDDQHGTAIISAAALLNALEIAGKNIGEVKVVVNGAGAAAIACTKLYLELGLKKENVLMCDSKGVINHKRENLTPEKIDFVANTEIETLADALKGADVFIGLSKADVMTAEMLLTMADNPVVFGLANPNPEIEYDLAMETRKDTIMATGRSDYPNQVNNVLGFPYIFRGALDVQATGINEAMKLAAVHAIANLAKEPVPEAVVLTYNLKNLSFGREYFIPKPFDNRLITRVSKAVAQAAMDSGIAGKPIEDFDEYENTLLDRMGRDEKLIRMMQNRAKANPKRVTLGNAEEYNVLKAAQILYEEGIAQPILLGDKKYIQKQMKKFGIELNVPIVDPADDDQEENRKIYRDDLWKLRQRKGMNEYKAKRYVRQRDYFGPLMLRNGDTDALIVGFSKNYSSTLRPVLEVIEKEKGVDKVASMMMILTEKKPIFFADTSIIQNPTSEDLVNIAKMSEMVVKSFAIEPRIAMLSFENFAGISETSKKVAKAVSMLHEKFPNMIVDGEIQPDFAMDADHLSDYPFSKLGTTPANVFVFPNLESANLSYKIIRGMKVAQVVGPILMGLKQPVHVLQMRASVDEIVNLATIAVLDAQMREKK, encoded by the coding sequence ATGTCCAGTAAAAATAATAGAGACGAAAAAAACTTTAACCAGGCAGCACTTGATTATCATAGCGTTGAACCAAAAGGAAAAATTGAAGTAGTTCCTTCCAAACCACATACTTCACAAAGAGATTTGTCCCTTGCTTATTCTCCCGGAGTCGCTATCCCTTGTTTGGAAATTGAAAGAGATCCAAAATTAGCTTACGAATACACCGGGAAAGGAAATTTAGTAGCGGTAATCTCAAACGGAACGGCTGTTTTGGGATTGGGAGATATCGGTGCAGAAGCTTCAAAACCGGTGATGGAAGGAAAAGGGCTTTTGTTTAAAATCTTTGCCGACATCAATGTTTTTGATATTGAAATTGATGAAAAAGATCCTGATAAATTCATCGAAATCGTTAAAGGAATTGCCCCAACATTTGGAGGAATCAATCTGGAAGACATCAAGGCTCCGGAAGCATTTTACATCGAACAGAGATTAAAAGAAGAACTCAATATTCCGTTGATGCACGATGATCAGCACGGAACTGCGATTATTTCTGCGGCGGCATTATTAAATGCCCTTGAAATCGCGGGGAAAAATATAGGGGAGGTAAAAGTAGTTGTTAATGGTGCTGGAGCTGCCGCAATTGCCTGTACCAAACTCTATCTGGAACTCGGACTGAAAAAAGAAAATGTGTTGATGTGCGATTCCAAAGGAGTCATCAATCACAAAAGAGAAAATTTAACTCCGGAAAAAATTGATTTTGTAGCCAATACCGAAATCGAAACCTTAGCAGATGCATTAAAAGGCGCAGACGTTTTCATCGGACTTTCCAAAGCAGATGTCATGACGGCAGAAATGCTTTTGACCATGGCAGACAATCCTGTAGTTTTCGGGTTGGCAAATCCAAACCCTGAAATCGAATACGATTTGGCCATGGAAACCAGAAAAGACACCATCATGGCGACCGGAAGAAGCGATTATCCTAACCAGGTGAATAACGTTCTTGGTTTTCCGTATATTTTCCGTGGTGCGCTGGATGTTCAGGCAACCGGAATTAATGAAGCTATGAAACTGGCGGCAGTTCATGCCATTGCAAATCTGGCCAAAGAACCCGTTCCTGAAGCGGTAGTTCTAACCTATAATTTAAAGAATTTGAGTTTCGGCCGAGAATATTTCATTCCAAAACCTTTTGATAACCGATTGATTACAAGAGTTTCAAAAGCAGTAGCCCAAGCCGCCATGGACAGTGGAATCGCAGGCAAACCGATTGAAGATTTCGACGAATACGAAAATACGCTTCTCGACAGAATGGGCCGTGACGAAAAACTCATCCGAATGATGCAGAACCGTGCAAAAGCCAATCCAAAAAGAGTTACCCTTGGAAATGCAGAAGAATACAACGTGCTGAAAGCGGCGCAGATTCTTTATGAAGAAGGAATTGCACAGCCGATTCTGTTGGGTGATAAAAAATACATCCAGAAGCAGATGAAGAAATTCGGGATTGAACTTAACGTTCCGATTGTGGATCCTGCAGATGACGATCAGGAAGAAAACCGTAAAATATACCGGGATGACCTTTGGAAACTCCGCCAGAGAAAAGGCATGAACGAATATAAAGCCAAAAGATATGTCCGCCAGAGAGATTATTTCGGCCCTTTGATGCTGAGAAACGGTGATACCGATGCGCTGATTGTTGGGTTCTCCAAAAACTATTCTTCTACGCTGAGACCCGTGCTGGAGGTGATTGAAAAAGAAAAAGGCGTGGACAAAGTGGCGTCGATGATGATGATTCTCACCGAGAAAAAACCTATTTTCTTTGCCGATACTTCGATCATTCAGAATCCTACCTCTGAAGATTTGGTGAACATTGCTAAAATGTCGGAAATGGTGGTGAAATCTTTTGCTATTGAACCAAGAATTGCGATGCTTTCTTTTGAAAACTTTGCAGGGATTTCCGAAACGTCGAAAAAAGTAGCGAAAGCGGTTTCCATGCTTCATGAAAAATTCCCGAACATGATTGTAGACGGAGAAATTCAGCCCGATTTTGCGATGGATGCTGATCATCTTTCAGATTATCCGTTCTCGAAATTAGGAACTACACCGGCGAATGTCTTTGTTTTCCCGAATCTTGAAAGCGCGAATCTTTCCTACAAAATTATCCGCGGCATGAAAGTGGCGCAGGTAGTAGGACCTATTTTAATGGGACTGAAACAACCGGTTCACGTATTGCAGATGCGCGCAAGTGTAGATGAAATTGTGAATCTGGCGACCATTGCTGTGCTGGATGCCCAGATGAGAGAAAAGAAATAA
- the ruvA gene encoding Holliday junction branch migration protein RuvA, with protein sequence MIYSLKGIVQQLNPTSIVIDVQGVGYLVGVSLQTSEKLVLGKETFLNIQQIIREDANLLFGFNTILEKEMFNLLISVNGVGPVSALIMLSSLSLTEIAAGILSNNSALLQKVKGIGVKTAERIVVDLRDKVQKFSISDENISIYVNNKVKEESLSALEVLGISKKMSEKIADRILKQNPDLRVEDLVKQILKNI encoded by the coding sequence ATGATTTATTCTTTAAAAGGAATTGTTCAACAACTTAATCCAACTTCCATTGTTATTGATGTACAGGGAGTTGGGTATTTGGTTGGGGTCAGTTTGCAAACTTCCGAGAAATTAGTGTTAGGAAAAGAAACATTTTTAAACATTCAACAGATTATCCGGGAGGACGCCAATCTGCTTTTCGGTTTTAACACAATTTTAGAGAAAGAAATGTTTAATCTGTTAATAAGTGTTAATGGAGTGGGGCCGGTTTCTGCCCTGATTATGCTTTCTTCTTTGTCCCTTACAGAGATTGCGGCAGGCATCCTTTCAAACAATAGTGCCCTGTTGCAAAAAGTAAAAGGAATCGGTGTTAAAACTGCGGAAAGAATCGTGGTCGACTTGAGAGACAAAGTCCAAAAATTCAGCATTTCCGATGAAAATATTTCTATATATGTGAATAATAAAGTGAAAGAAGAATCGTTATCTGCATTAGAGGTTTTGGGCATTTCCAAGAAGATGAGTGAGAAAATTGCAGACCGAATTCTAAAGCAGAATCCTGATCTTCGGGTAGAAGATCTGGTGAAGCAAATTTTAAAAAATATTTAA
- the sov gene encoding T9SS outer membrane translocon Sov/SprA yields MEKNSFFQYRFLVFILTCFSFVSSFAQEKPTDSSSVRTDFSLPNPMRYDAFYDVSSGMYILYPKIGNTVVGNPMSMTSAEYHQYMLKNQLSEYYKEKSATNALGYRKDQTEAIKKGLLPSVDIKNKIFESLFGGNKIEIIPQGFASFDIGGLYQKIDNPLILPQNRTNFAVDIQQRIQMGLIGKVGENLQLKANYDTQSGFAFENRMNLVWQAKGSWKDLQSKGLTDKTTGGEDKIIKRVEFGNVNMPLSTNLIRGSESLFGLKTEFQLGKTYGTLVFSQQQGEARTIIAQGGGVMNSFKLNAIDYEDNQHYYLDHYFLNNYDKALLNYPQINSRISITRIEAWVLDQGSGSLQDQKGILGIRDLGEGISGYPDNSQNNLYQSISTAIGIPRDAGTDYGNIIKGQLFPNANGSPEAYSDGEQYIFNRKARKLNPNEFTFNPQLGYMSLNQRLNDNQLLAVSYSFTLNGDNKVYKVGEFSEESPVLITKVLKPNSTVKTTSPMWDLMMKNIYPLNTNQINPDGFLLNVYYRDPQNGGKVNYLPTTVNSPTTQINPNLLKLFNWDRLNMNNDLQEGGGETGDGIFDFVPGITVDPENGKVIFTKAKPFGAYLQNVLGTSDPKFVFNELYDQQKQVASQSNLALRYTMEGRFKGTQGSGISLGAINVPQGSVKVSANGVQLQEGVDYTVDYMLGSVNIINETVKQSGQAVSISLENQLIFNTQRKRFLGLNLERKFNEHLTAGATVVNYAETPLTQKVNFGQEAVNNTMAGFNILYNNELPFLTRLTDKIPFINTEAPSNLSFLAEGAYLIPGQNKGIGDQSYIDDFEQSTSKISLKEPAMWSLASKPEKNPEPFFLNGGLNDNLASGNGRGLLTWYNIDPRFYGIGGKAPNGINAAAVSNHASRRVQMSELYNSRDFVAGEQLYTNTFDISYFPNERGPYNINKNIETTKERWAGLMRPVSVSNFVNSNIEYVEFWMMDPHADGNPLGTNPKLLLHLGNVSEDVLKDGKLMYENGLPTPSTPANTTTTNWGVQPSQFPVLYAFSSENEDRAAQDLGYDGLDAEGEAAKFGTNFVNPVTNVMDPASDDFVFYLSDKFQGNQASSLTERYKYFRGPEGNSKSNTLEVATQMPDAEDINRDYNLDQNENYNQYTIELDKNKMVLGENFIVDVKEVEAKFQNGQTGKNKWFLFRVPVAQFDPSSIGGEADASILNNVRYARMLLTGFDQASTIRFGTLDLVRSDWRKYTKNIATNTTDNDEGTNFVTDQNLDVGSVNLEENGLNEPPYVLPPGIERQILSGNAGAQRQNEASLYMKAQPLEKNSSRGVFKNVALDMRRYKNLELFVHAEDLKNVNSSDYDEDAKFFIRFGSDATDNYYEYEASLKYTSKNARSPLEIWPSENTVNLAIQNFVEAKLRRDQNFPSGIDIRREDVEYGSQDPNKKIYIKGRPSLGNVTTIMLGVRNKNTLINKEVVLWVDEIRLSEIENKGGYAGNASVNFNLGDFALVNANASYSTIGFGGIAEKPSERSQAEHSAYSINATVNVDKFLPEKAGMKIPVNYSYTQTIEDPKYNPLDNDVTFENAPNREELKKVARTYTQQRSLGVVNMRKDRMNPNKKAKFYDVENVSVTAIYNDDYYRDVYTKKNYRQYLRGYADYNYSFKPFVIRPFNKMVSDTAKSYKYLRWLKEVNINPVPTRLSFRTEIDRNYNELEFRNIDAVLGGNAGQDFDVIRNRNFYFGWQYGLGFNFTKSLKLEINSSMRTLNDNLSVYKMNNKSIFADPFRAGRPVLYNHRVQLNYRLPFEYLPYLDFINAELGYGFTYNWNARSTVMTNFVNPETNRAESLGSIGQNTSNIIATSSVDVPKFFGKFKYFQNISSKMQKRKQEIDSLNNVYNLAWQKTNQKKTFKSYKFKNKLNPMQSIAYALTSIKQMDVSYNENNGTVLPGLLSAPNWYGYGQTLGGPTYGFLLGSQADIRRTVLERGWISDSDYMTDPYMQMKNQNFLANVQIVPVNEFRIDINFLKNYTSNFTQSGYNVRQNLDYPNHDFAFGTDMITYSRTAWTFGTSFTDGKNIYDNIISNARIISQQMGGTLDANGFTDGHSLANAYVLVPAFQAAVEGKTPNGPLTNPKKSGFPLPNWRVIYSGLKNIPLVNSQFSKFDLLHGYTSTYTASGIQSSIDYFNVQKNGASDRDAFGDIYNPYTFSQVGYVEAFAPLIGADVTMRNNMQFRAQYNVDRLLMLGLVNHTLTEDMGKEYILGFGYILKDLKMKMNFKGKEKTIKSDLNIRGDFSLRDSQTRITNILQDDSQITGGQKLMSVKLSADYNMSQNFNIRFFYDQLMTKYKISTAFPLSTVRAGLTATFTFGGSSGF; encoded by the coding sequence TTGGAGAAGAATAGTTTTTTTCAGTATAGATTTTTAGTTTTTATTTTGACGTGTTTCTCTTTTGTAAGCAGTTTTGCTCAAGAGAAGCCGACCGACAGTTCATCAGTTAGGACAGATTTTTCTTTGCCCAACCCGATGCGATATGATGCATTTTACGATGTGTCAAGCGGAATGTATATTCTCTATCCAAAAATCGGAAATACGGTCGTCGGAAATCCCATGTCCATGACCTCTGCGGAATATCATCAGTACATGCTCAAGAATCAGTTGAGTGAATATTACAAAGAAAAATCTGCAACAAATGCTTTAGGTTATAGAAAAGACCAAACCGAAGCCATTAAAAAAGGATTGCTCCCAAGTGTTGATATTAAAAATAAGATTTTCGAGAGTTTATTCGGTGGTAATAAAATCGAGATTATTCCGCAAGGTTTCGCCTCGTTCGATATCGGCGGCCTTTACCAAAAAATCGACAATCCTTTAATTTTACCTCAAAACAGAACCAATTTCGCTGTTGATATCCAGCAGAGAATCCAAATGGGATTAATCGGTAAAGTTGGTGAAAACCTGCAGCTTAAAGCCAACTATGATACCCAAAGTGGTTTCGCTTTTGAGAACAGAATGAATCTGGTGTGGCAGGCAAAAGGATCTTGGAAAGATTTACAGTCAAAAGGTCTTACCGATAAAACCACAGGCGGCGAAGATAAAATTATAAAAAGAGTAGAATTCGGAAATGTTAATATGCCGCTTTCTACCAATTTAATTCGCGGGTCAGAATCTTTGTTTGGTTTAAAGACCGAATTTCAGTTAGGCAAAACGTACGGAACTTTGGTGTTTTCCCAACAGCAGGGTGAGGCACGGACCATCATCGCGCAAGGTGGCGGCGTAATGAATTCCTTTAAATTAAATGCAATTGATTATGAAGATAATCAGCATTATTATTTAGACCATTATTTCTTAAATAATTACGACAAAGCACTTCTGAATTATCCACAGATCAATTCAAGAATCAGCATTACCAGAATTGAAGCCTGGGTTTTGGACCAGGGTTCAGGAAGCCTTCAGGATCAAAAAGGGATTTTGGGAATTCGGGATTTAGGTGAAGGGATTTCCGGTTATCCGGATAATTCTCAAAATAATTTATATCAAAGTATTTCCACTGCTATCGGGATTCCGAGGGATGCAGGAACAGATTATGGAAACATCATCAAAGGTCAGCTTTTTCCCAATGCAAACGGTTCGCCGGAAGCATATTCTGACGGAGAGCAATATATTTTCAACAGAAAAGCCCGGAAATTAAATCCAAACGAATTTACATTTAATCCGCAGTTGGGATATATGTCGCTTAACCAAAGATTAAATGACAACCAGCTTCTGGCAGTTTCTTACAGTTTTACGTTGAATGGAGATAATAAGGTGTACAAAGTCGGAGAGTTTTCAGAAGAAAGTCCGGTTTTGATAACCAAAGTTTTGAAACCAAACAGTACCGTAAAAACCACTTCGCCAATGTGGGATTTGATGATGAAGAATATTTATCCATTAAATACCAATCAAATCAATCCGGACGGATTTTTATTAAATGTGTATTACCGTGATCCACAAAATGGCGGAAAAGTAAATTATCTGCCAACAACTGTGAATTCCCCAACAACGCAGATTAATCCTAACCTTTTGAAATTATTCAACTGGGACCGTTTGAATATGAATAACGATTTACAGGAAGGTGGCGGAGAAACCGGAGACGGTATTTTCGACTTCGTGCCGGGAATAACGGTGGATCCTGAAAATGGAAAAGTGATTTTCACCAAAGCAAAACCTTTCGGTGCCTATCTGCAAAATGTTTTGGGAACAAGTGATCCTAAATTTGTTTTTAATGAATTATACGACCAACAGAAACAGGTAGCTTCTCAAAGCAATTTGGCGCTGCGTTACACGATGGAAGGTCGGTTTAAAGGAACTCAGGGTTCCGGTATTTCTCTTGGCGCGATCAATGTTCCGCAAGGTTCTGTAAAAGTTTCTGCCAACGGTGTTCAGCTTCAGGAAGGGGTGGACTATACGGTAGATTACATGTTGGGATCGGTAAACATTATTAATGAAACGGTGAAACAATCCGGCCAGGCGGTAAGTATTTCTCTGGAAAATCAATTGATTTTTAATACCCAAAGAAAAAGATTTTTAGGTTTAAACCTGGAAAGAAAATTCAATGAACACCTTACCGCAGGTGCAACTGTTGTTAATTATGCCGAAACTCCATTAACTCAGAAAGTAAACTTTGGCCAGGAAGCGGTGAATAATACCATGGCAGGATTCAATATTTTATATAATAATGAATTGCCGTTTTTAACCAGATTAACCGATAAAATTCCTTTTATAAATACAGAAGCGCCGTCGAATTTGAGTTTCCTTGCAGAAGGTGCTTATTTAATTCCGGGACAGAATAAAGGAATTGGCGACCAGTCATATATCGATGATTTCGAACAAAGTACTTCCAAGATCTCACTGAAAGAACCGGCGATGTGGAGCTTGGCTTCAAAGCCGGAAAAAAATCCTGAACCTTTCTTTTTAAATGGAGGATTAAATGATAATCTTGCTTCCGGAAACGGTAGGGGATTATTAACCTGGTATAACATCGACCCGAGATTTTACGGAATTGGCGGGAAAGCTCCGAACGGAATTAATGCGGCTGCGGTTTCTAATCACGCTTCACGACGCGTGCAAATGTCGGAATTGTACAACAGCAGGGATTTCGTGGCGGGGGAGCAATTATACACCAATACCTTTGATATCAGTTATTTTCCCAATGAAAGAGGGCCTTATAACATCAATAAAAATATAGAAACAACAAAAGAAAGATGGGCAGGTTTAATGAGACCGGTTTCGGTTTCTAATTTCGTGAATTCCAATATTGAGTATGTAGAATTCTGGATGATGGATCCGCATGCTGATGGAAATCCTTTGGGAACCAATCCGAAATTACTTTTACATTTAGGAAATGTTTCTGAAGATGTTTTGAAAGACGGTAAACTGATGTACGAAAACGGATTGCCTACGCCGAGCACTCCGGCAAATACCACGACTACCAATTGGGGAGTTCAGCCCAGTCAGTTTCCTGTTCTTTACGCTTTCTCCTCAGAAAATGAAGATAGAGCGGCACAGGATTTAGGATATGATGGTTTAGATGCTGAAGGTGAAGCAGCGAAATTCGGAACAAATTTTGTGAATCCGGTGACCAATGTTATGGATCCTGCTTCCGATGATTTCGTGTTTTATCTGTCGGATAAATTTCAGGGAAATCAAGCGTCTTCTTTAACGGAGCGCTATAAATATTTCCGTGGACCGGAAGGAAATTCGAAAAGCAATACTTTGGAAGTTGCCACTCAAATGCCGGATGCCGAGGACATCAACCGGGATTATAATTTAGATCAAAATGAAAATTATAACCAATATACCATTGAACTTGACAAGAATAAGATGGTGCTGGGCGAGAATTTCATTGTTGATGTCAAGGAAGTAGAAGCTAAATTCCAGAACGGGCAAACCGGAAAAAACAAGTGGTTTTTATTCCGTGTTCCTGTGGCGCAGTTTGATCCGTCAAGTATTGGTGGCGAGGCAGATGCTTCTATTTTAAATAATGTCCGTTATGCCAGAATGTTATTGACAGGATTTGACCAGGCTTCAACCATTCGTTTCGGAACCTTGGATTTGGTGAGAAGTGACTGGAGAAAATACACCAAAAATATTGCAACCAATACAACCGATAACGATGAAGGAACTAATTTTGTGACTGATCAGAATTTGGATGTTGGAAGTGTAAATTTAGAAGAAAATGGTTTAAACGAACCTCCTTATGTACTTCCTCCCGGAATCGAAAGACAGATTCTCAGCGGAAATGCAGGTGCACAAAGACAAAACGAAGCGTCATTATATATGAAAGCGCAGCCATTGGAGAAAAATTCTTCCCGTGGAGTTTTCAAAAATGTGGCATTGGATATGCGCCGTTATAAGAATTTAGAATTATTCGTTCACGCAGAAGATTTGAAAAATGTGAATTCATCGGACTATGATGAAGATGCAAAATTCTTTATCCGTTTCGGAAGCGATGCTACTGATAACTATTATGAATACGAAGCATCTTTAAAATACACCTCTAAAAACGCAAGATCGCCACTGGAAATTTGGCCATCTGAAAATACAGTGAATCTTGCCATTCAGAATTTTGTGGAGGCGAAATTAAGAAGAGATCAGAATTTCCCATCGGGAATAGATATCCGTCGTGAAGATGTGGAATATGGCTCGCAGGATCCTAACAAAAAAATCTATATCAAAGGTCGCCCAAGTTTAGGAAATGTGACCACGATTATGCTGGGAGTTCGAAATAAAAATACCCTGATTAATAAAGAAGTGGTTTTATGGGTAGATGAAATCCGTCTCTCAGAAATTGAAAATAAAGGCGGTTATGCCGGAAATGCAAGCGTGAATTTCAACCTCGGAGATTTTGCTTTAGTCAATGCGAATGCTTCTTATTCAACAATCGGTTTCGGTGGAATTGCAGAAAAACCTTCTGAAAGATCGCAGGCGGAACATTCTGCGTATAGCATTAACGCTACGGTAAATGTTGATAAATTCTTGCCGGAAAAAGCAGGTATGAAAATTCCGGTAAACTATTCTTACACGCAAACGATCGAAGATCCGAAGTATAATCCACTGGATAATGATGTGACTTTCGAAAATGCACCAAACCGGGAAGAACTGAAAAAAGTGGCCAGAACTTATACGCAACAAAGAAGTTTGGGCGTGGTGAATATGCGTAAAGACCGGATGAATCCAAATAAGAAAGCGAAGTTCTACGACGTAGAAAACGTGTCGGTAACTGCGATTTATAATGACGATTATTACCGGGATGTTTATACGAAAAAGAATTACAGACAATATTTGAGAGGATACGCAGATTATAACTATTCTTTCAAGCCATTTGTCATCAGACCGTTCAATAAAATGGTAAGTGACACTGCAAAATCTTATAAATATTTAAGATGGCTGAAAGAAGTAAACATTAATCCGGTTCCTACGAGATTATCTTTCAGAACAGAAATCGACCGTAATTATAACGAATTGGAGTTCAGAAATATCGATGCTGTTCTTGGCGGAAATGCCGGTCAGGACTTTGATGTCATTAGAAACAGAAACTTCTATTTCGGCTGGCAATATGGTTTAGGATTTAATTTTACCAAATCACTGAAGTTGGAAATTAATTCTTCTATGCGAACTTTAAATGACAATCTGAGTGTTTATAAAATGAACAACAAATCGATTTTTGCTGATCCTTTCAGAGCAGGCCGCCCTGTTTTATACAACCACCGTGTTCAGCTGAATTACAGATTGCCGTTTGAATATTTGCCTTATTTAGATTTTATTAATGCTGAATTGGGCTACGGTTTTACCTATAACTGGAATGCCAGAAGTACCGTGATGACCAATTTCGTAAATCCGGAAACCAACCGTGCAGAAAGTTTGGGTAGCATTGGTCAAAATACCAGTAATATCATTGCGACTTCCTCCGTTGATGTGCCGAAATTCTTTGGAAAATTTAAGTATTTCCAAAACATCAGTTCCAAAATGCAGAAGCGCAAACAGGAAATCGATTCCCTGAATAATGTGTACAATCTGGCTTGGCAAAAGACCAATCAGAAAAAAACATTCAAAAGTTATAAATTCAAAAATAAACTGAATCCGATGCAGAGTATTGCTTATGCATTAACTTCAATCAAGCAGATGGATGTTTCTTATAATGAAAATAATGGTACCGTGTTGCCGGGATTGCTTTCTGCGCCCAATTGGTACGGTTACGGACAAACTCTCGGCGGACCAACTTACGGTTTTCTTTTAGGCTCACAGGCAGATATCCGCAGAACAGTTTTGGAGCGGGGCTGGATTTCTGATTCAGATTATATGACCGATCCGTACATGCAGATGAAAAACCAGAATTTCCTGGCGAATGTGCAGATCGTGCCGGTGAATGAATTTAGAATTGACATTAATTTCTTAAAAAATTACACCAGTAATTTCACGCAGTCAGGCTACAACGTAAGACAAAACTTAGACTATCCGAATCATGATTTTGCCTTCGGAACAGATATGATTACCTATTCCAGAACAGCGTGGACTTTCGGAACTTCATTTACCGATGGTAAAAATATTTATGATAATATCATTTCGAATGCAAGAATTATCTCCCAGCAAATGGGTGGTACTCTTGATGCTAATGGATTTACAGATGGACATTCCTTAGCCAATGCCTACGTTTTAGTGCCGGCTTTCCAAGCGGCGGTCGAAGGAAAAACACCAAATGGACCACTAACCAATCCGAAGAAATCAGGCTTCCCACTTCCAAACTGGAGAGTAATTTATTCTGGTTTGAAAAACATCCCGTTGGTCAACAGTCAGTTTTCTAAGTTTGATCTTCTTCACGGTTATACTTCTACCTATACAGCGTCGGGAATTCAGTCGAGTATTGATTATTTTAATGTTCAGAAGAACGGAGCTTCGGACAGAGATGCGTTTGGTGATATTTATAATCCTTACACTTTCTCTCAGGTCGGTTATGTAGAAGCGTTTGCACCATTAATCGGAGCCGATGTTACGATGAGAAACAACATGCAGTTCCGCGCACAATATAATGTTGACCGCTTATTGATGCTGGGATTGGTAAACCATACTTTAACGGAAGATATGGGCAAAGAATACATTCTTGGATTTGGATATATTCTGAAAGATTTAAAAATGAAGATGAACTTCAAAGGAAAAGAAAAAACCATTAAAAGTGATTTAAATATCCGTGGAGATTTCTCTTTAAGAGACAGCCAAACCAGAATCACCAATATTTTACAGGATGATTCGCAGATCACTGGAGGACAGAAATTGATGAGCGTTAAATTATCTGCAGATTATAATATGTCTCAGAATTTTAATATCAGATTTTTCTACGATCAGTTGATGACGAAATATAAAATTTCGACCGCCTTCCCACTTTCAACGGTGCGGGCAGGTTTAACGGCAACATTTACCTTCGGTGGAAGCAGCGGTTTCTAA
- the folE gene encoding GTP cyclohydrolase I FolE → MNQNIDNDDDVFIGKEHTPLRPDAFEKSTEEKIEIIQNHFHQIMETLGMDMTDDSLKDSPKRVAKMYVNEIFGGLLPENNPRISTFSNKYKYRQMLVEKDITVYSFCEHHFLPIIGRAHVAYISNGEVIGLSKINRVVDYYAKRPQVQERLTMQIVDALKKALGTNDVACIIEAKHLCVNCRGIKDTASSTTTAELSGLFRTNPITRQEFLHYVGNRSNLD, encoded by the coding sequence ATGAATCAAAATATCGATAACGATGACGATGTATTTATCGGAAAGGAGCATACTCCTTTGCGACCTGACGCTTTTGAAAAATCTACCGAAGAAAAAATTGAAATTATCCAAAACCATTTCCATCAGATTATGGAAACTTTAGGAATGGATATGACCGATGATTCCCTGAAAGATTCTCCCAAAAGAGTTGCAAAGATGTATGTAAATGAAATTTTTGGCGGTCTTCTTCCGGAAAATAATCCACGGATTTCTACTTTTTCAAATAAATACAAGTACCGCCAAATGTTGGTCGAAAAAGACATTACCGTCTATTCGTTCTGCGAACATCACTTTCTACCGATTATTGGCAGAGCGCATGTTGCTTATATTTCGAATGGCGAGGTGATCGGTCTTTCGAAGATCAACAGAGTTGTAGATTATTATGCAAAACGCCCACAGGTCCAGGAACGGTTAACCATGCAGATTGTAGATGCTTTAAAGAAAGCGCTTGGTACGAATGATGTTGCCTGTATCATCGAAGCGAAACATCTGTGCGTGAATTGTCGCGGTATAAAAGATACCGCAAGTTCAACCACTACTGCAGAGCTCAGTGGCCTTTTCAGAACCAATCCGATTACCCGGCAGGAATTCCTGCATTATGTGGGAAATCGTTCGAATTTGGATTAA